In a single window of the Cupriavidus sp. P-10 genome:
- a CDS encoding septation protein A produces the protein MKFLFDLFPVILFFAAFKLADIYTATAVAIAATVVQIGWVWFRHRKVEPMQWVSLLIIGVFGGATLVLHNETFIKWKPTVLYWMFAAALMGSVTIWRKNLIRAMMEKQVSLPDPVWTRLNAAWAAFFSAMGVLNLYVAYQFSTDVWVNFKLFGSMGLMLVFIVAQSVWLSRHMPENSQD, from the coding sequence ATGAAATTCCTGTTCGACCTGTTTCCGGTCATCCTGTTCTTCGCCGCCTTCAAGCTGGCCGACATCTACACCGCCACCGCCGTGGCCATTGCCGCCACGGTGGTGCAGATCGGCTGGGTCTGGTTCCGCCACCGCAAGGTCGAGCCGATGCAATGGGTCAGCCTGCTGATCATCGGGGTGTTCGGCGGCGCCACGCTGGTGCTGCACAACGAGACCTTCATCAAGTGGAAGCCGACCGTGCTCTACTGGATGTTCGCCGCGGCGCTGATGGGCTCGGTGACCATCTGGCGCAAGAACCTGATCCGCGCCATGATGGAAAAACAGGTCAGCCTGCCCGATCCGGTCTGGACGCGCCTGAATGCCGCCTGGGCCGCCTTCTTCTCGGCCATGGGCGTGCTGAACCTCTACGTGGCCTACCAGTTCTCCACCGACGTCTGGGTCAATTTCAAGCTGTTCGGCAGTATGGGGCTGATGCTGGTGTTCATCGTCGCGCAGAGCGTCTGGCTGTCGCGCCACATGCCTGAGAACAGCCAGGACTGA
- the msrB gene encoding peptide-methionine (R)-S-oxide reductase MsrB — translation MTTTKTDAEWREQLSDIEYRVAREAATERPFTGRYWDHWDRGIYNCVGCGTPLFESATKFDAGCGWPSYFRPINGEVIAEHADHTHGMVRVEVRCKECGSHLGHVFEDGPAPTGLRYCINSAALKFDDRDPAQREADDAHGAGSGNDPRRDPPR, via the coding sequence ATGACCACCACCAAGACCGACGCCGAGTGGCGTGAACAGCTCTCCGACATCGAATACCGCGTGGCGCGCGAGGCCGCCACCGAGCGGCCGTTCACCGGCCGCTACTGGGACCACTGGGATCGCGGCATATACAATTGCGTAGGCTGTGGCACGCCGCTGTTCGAGTCCGCCACCAAGTTCGACGCCGGCTGCGGTTGGCCCAGCTACTTCCGCCCGATCAACGGCGAGGTCATTGCCGAGCATGCCGACCACACGCACGGCATGGTGCGGGTGGAAGTCCGCTGCAAGGAATGCGGCAGCCACCTGGGCCATGTCTTCGAGGACGGCCCGGCGCCGACCGGCCTGCGCTATTGCATCAACTCGGCTGCGCTAAAATTCGACGATCGCGACCCGGCGCAGCGTGAGGCGGATGATGCCCACGGCGCCGGCAGCGGCAACGATCCACGGCGCGACCCGCCGCGCTGA
- a CDS encoding protein adenylyltransferase SelO, which yields MPDTPQPNALHDSDLNGATPPAAPFAVPFGTTPGFSVLGEKFFTRLQPTPLPSPYLVGVAPAAAELLGWDAGIGADPGFVETFVGNQIPDWADPIATVYSGHQFGIWAGQLGDGRAIRLAQADTLTGPWEIQLKGAGLTPYSRMADGRAVLRSSIREYLCSEAMAALGVPTTRALSIIGSDAPVRRETIETAAVVTRLAPTFIRFGHFEHFAAHDDVASLRQLADFVIDNFMPACRDDAQPYQALLREVSLRTAELVAHWQAIGFCHGVMNTDNMSILGLTIDYGPFGFLDAFDANHICNHSDTQGRYAYSQQPQVAFWNLHCLAQALLPLWLPAEDDNKEGSRDAAVEAARAALDPFRDRYAAAFFRHYRAKLGLRPPAGGDDKADEPLLTSLFQLLHGQRVDYTLFWRKLCGISSQDASRDAPVRDLFLDRAAFDAWAADYRARLRAEQSDDAARELEMLAANPKYVLRNHLAETAIRQARAKDFSETERLLAVLSRPFDEQPEAEHYAALPPDWASGLEVSCSS from the coding sequence ATGCCAGACACGCCCCAGCCCAACGCCTTGCACGACTCCGATCTCAACGGCGCCACGCCGCCCGCCGCACCATTCGCCGTACCGTTCGGCACCACGCCCGGCTTCTCCGTGCTCGGCGAGAAATTCTTCACGCGCCTGCAGCCGACGCCACTGCCTTCGCCCTACCTGGTCGGCGTGGCGCCGGCCGCCGCGGAGCTGCTCGGCTGGGATGCCGGCATCGGTGCCGACCCGGGCTTTGTCGAGACCTTTGTCGGCAACCAGATACCGGACTGGGCCGACCCCATTGCCACGGTCTATTCCGGACACCAGTTCGGCATCTGGGCCGGGCAGCTCGGCGACGGCCGCGCGATCCGGCTGGCACAGGCCGACACCCTTACGGGTCCGTGGGAAATCCAGCTCAAGGGCGCCGGGTTGACGCCCTACTCGCGCATGGCCGATGGCCGCGCGGTGCTGCGCTCTTCGATCCGCGAGTACCTGTGCTCGGAAGCCATGGCCGCCCTCGGCGTGCCGACCACGCGCGCACTCAGCATCATCGGCTCGGACGCCCCGGTGCGGCGCGAAACCATCGAGACCGCGGCGGTAGTCACGCGCTTGGCGCCGACCTTTATCCGCTTCGGGCATTTCGAGCATTTCGCCGCGCATGACGACGTAGCGTCGCTGCGCCAGCTCGCGGACTTTGTCATCGACAACTTCATGCCGGCCTGCCGCGACGATGCACAGCCTTACCAGGCGCTGCTGCGCGAAGTCTCTCTGCGCACCGCCGAACTGGTCGCGCACTGGCAGGCCATCGGCTTCTGCCACGGCGTGATGAACACCGACAATATGTCGATCCTGGGCCTGACCATCGACTACGGCCCGTTCGGCTTCCTCGATGCGTTCGACGCCAACCATATCTGCAACCACTCCGATACGCAGGGCCGCTACGCCTACAGCCAGCAGCCGCAAGTAGCGTTCTGGAACCTGCACTGCCTGGCGCAGGCGCTGCTGCCGCTGTGGCTGCCGGCTGAGGACGACAACAAGGAAGGCTCCCGCGACGCCGCCGTCGAGGCCGCGCGCGCCGCGCTCGACCCGTTCCGCGACCGCTATGCTGCCGCCTTCTTCCGCCACTACCGCGCCAAGCTGGGCCTGCGCCCGCCCGCGGGTGGCGACGACAAGGCTGACGAGCCCCTGCTGACCAGCCTGTTCCAGCTGCTGCACGGGCAGCGCGTGGACTACACGCTGTTCTGGCGAAAGTTGTGCGGCATCTCGTCGCAGGATGCCTCGCGCGATGCACCGGTGCGCGACCTGTTCCTGGACCGCGCCGCCTTCGACGCCTGGGCCGCCGACTACCGCGCGCGCCTGCGTGCGGAGCAATCGGACGATGCCGCGCGAGAACTGGAAATGCTGGCGGCTAACCCCAAATACGTGCTGCGCAACCATCTTGCCGAGACCGCGATCCGGCAGGCGCGCGCAAAGGACTTCAGCGAAACCGAGCGACTGCTGGCGGTGCTGTCGCGCCCCTTCGACGAGCAGCCCGAGGCCGAGCACTACGCCGCGCTGCCGCCCGACTGGGCCTCCGGGCTGGAAGTCAGCTGTTCGTCATGA
- a CDS encoding 3-(methylthio)propionyl-CoA ligase — MALMGQMMSAPLLISSIIKHAARYYGATEIVSRRTEGDLHRYTYRDCELRARKLAQALGALGVQQGERVGTLAWNGYRHLEIYYGVSGMGAVCHTINPRLFPEQIAYIVNHAEDGYIFFDLTFLPLVEGVAPHCPNVKGWVAMTDRAHMPADSKVPLLCYEELVEGQDGSYEWPQFDENLASSLCYTSGTTGNPKGALYSHRSTVLHSYASALPDALGCSARDVILPVVPMFHVNAWGLPYSVPLVGAKLVFPGAKLDGASLYELFEQEKVTFSAGVPTVWLGLLQYVQSNNLKFSTFRRTVIGGSAAPPAMIRALEAMDVEVIHAWGMTEMSPLGTSCKLLAKHEELSDADRHQILEKQGRVIYGVDMKIVDGEGKELPWDGKAFGDLMVRGPWIIGQYYRNDSNPLVDGWFPTGDVATIDEDGFMQITDRSKDVIKSGGEWISSIDIENVAAAHPAVHMAACISAYHPKWDERPLLVVVKKPGAEITREELLQFFEGKVAKWWIPDDVAFVTEIPLTATGKMQKLKLRQQFKDYKLPAA, encoded by the coding sequence ATGGCATTGATGGGTCAAATGATGAGCGCGCCGCTGCTCATTTCTTCCATCATCAAGCACGCCGCCCGTTATTACGGGGCAACGGAAATCGTTTCGCGCCGCACCGAGGGCGACCTGCATCGCTACACCTACCGCGATTGCGAACTGCGCGCCCGCAAGCTGGCGCAGGCGCTTGGCGCGCTGGGCGTGCAGCAGGGCGAGCGCGTCGGCACGCTGGCCTGGAACGGCTACCGCCACCTGGAAATCTACTACGGCGTGTCCGGCATGGGCGCCGTGTGCCACACCATCAATCCGCGCCTGTTCCCCGAGCAGATCGCCTATATCGTCAACCACGCCGAAGACGGCTATATCTTCTTTGACCTGACCTTCCTGCCGCTGGTGGAAGGTGTCGCGCCGCATTGCCCCAACGTGAAGGGCTGGGTCGCGATGACTGACCGCGCCCACATGCCGGCCGACTCCAAGGTGCCGCTGCTGTGCTACGAGGAACTGGTCGAGGGGCAGGACGGCAGCTACGAATGGCCGCAGTTCGACGAGAACCTCGCGTCGAGCCTGTGCTACACCTCGGGCACCACCGGCAATCCGAAGGGCGCGCTGTATTCGCATCGCTCCACCGTGTTGCATTCATACGCCTCGGCGCTGCCCGATGCGCTCGGCTGCTCCGCGCGCGACGTGATCCTGCCCGTGGTGCCGATGTTCCACGTCAATGCCTGGGGCCTGCCGTACTCGGTGCCGCTGGTCGGCGCCAAGCTGGTGTTCCCGGGCGCCAAGCTGGATGGCGCTTCGCTCTATGAACTGTTCGAGCAGGAGAAGGTGACCTTCTCCGCCGGCGTGCCGACGGTCTGGCTTGGCCTGCTGCAATACGTGCAGTCGAACAACCTGAAGTTCTCCACCTTCCGCCGCACCGTGATCGGCGGCTCGGCCGCGCCGCCGGCGATGATCCGCGCGCTCGAGGCGATGGACGTGGAAGTCATCCACGCCTGGGGCATGACCGAGATGTCGCCGCTGGGCACCTCGTGCAAGCTGCTGGCCAAGCACGAGGAACTGTCCGATGCCGACCGCCACCAGATCCTGGAGAAGCAGGGCCGCGTGATCTACGGCGTCGACATGAAGATCGTCGACGGCGAAGGCAAGGAGCTGCCATGGGACGGCAAGGCCTTCGGCGACCTGATGGTGCGCGGGCCGTGGATCATCGGCCAGTACTACCGCAACGACAGCAATCCGCTGGTCGACGGCTGGTTCCCGACCGGTGATGTTGCCACCATCGATGAAGACGGCTTCATGCAGATCACGGACCGCAGCAAGGACGTGATCAAGTCCGGCGGCGAGTGGATTTCGTCGATCGACATCGAGAACGTCGCCGCCGCGCACCCCGCGGTGCACATGGCGGCCTGCATCTCGGCCTACCACCCCAAGTGGGACGAGCGCCCGCTGCTGGTGGTGGTGAAGAAGCCCGGCGCCGAGATCACGCGCGAGGAACTGCTGCAGTTCTTCGAGGGCAAGGTTGCCAAGTGGTGGATCCCGGACGATGTGGCGTTCGTCACGGAGATTCCGCTGACGGCCACCGGCAAGATGCAGAAGCTCAAGCTGCGCCAACAGTTCAAGGACTACAAGCTGCCGGCCGCCTGA
- a CDS encoding branched-chain amino acid ABC transporter substrate-binding protein, giving the protein MTKMRPLVASVAVFAAMGSALVSGSALADTVKIAFIDPLSGLMAPVGQNQLKSWQYVADVANQKGWAGAHKFEVVGFDNKLSPQESLTILKQAIDQNIRYIVQGNGSSVGLALQDAVAKHNERNPGKEIVYLNYAAVDPDMTNAKCNYWHFRLDANSDMKMEALTTFLAKDPNVKKVYLINQNYSFGHQVAKAAKDYLKRKRPDIQIVGEDLHPLAQVKDFAPYAAKIKASGADTVITGNWGSDLALLIKAGKDAGLTTNYYTYYAGTTGVPTAMGAAGAEHVKYVGYYNPNNKGFKGADVIEGFKKKYNDDFYVMASYTGIAMLSKAFKEANSTDPVKVAKALEGIRVESMNGTVEMRNTDHQAQQPLVVATWTKIDGKDIKYDQENTGYGWKTNAQMDQYVSAQPTSCQMKRPG; this is encoded by the coding sequence ATGACCAAGATGCGTCCGCTGGTGGCCAGCGTGGCCGTGTTCGCCGCAATGGGTTCTGCGCTGGTTTCGGGGTCGGCACTCGCGGATACGGTGAAGATTGCCTTCATCGATCCGCTTTCGGGGCTGATGGCCCCCGTTGGACAGAACCAGCTCAAGAGCTGGCAGTACGTGGCCGACGTCGCCAACCAGAAGGGCTGGGCCGGTGCGCACAAGTTCGAGGTGGTGGGCTTCGACAACAAGCTCTCGCCGCAGGAAAGCCTGACCATCCTGAAGCAGGCGATCGACCAGAACATCCGCTATATCGTGCAGGGCAACGGCTCGTCTGTGGGGCTGGCGCTGCAGGACGCGGTGGCCAAGCACAACGAGCGCAATCCCGGCAAGGAAATCGTCTACCTGAACTATGCCGCGGTGGATCCGGACATGACCAATGCCAAGTGCAACTACTGGCATTTCCGGCTCGATGCCAACTCGGACATGAAGATGGAGGCGCTGACCACCTTCCTGGCTAAGGATCCCAACGTCAAGAAGGTCTACCTGATCAACCAGAACTACTCGTTCGGGCACCAGGTGGCCAAGGCCGCCAAGGATTACCTGAAGCGCAAGCGCCCGGATATCCAGATCGTGGGTGAAGACCTGCACCCGCTGGCCCAAGTGAAGGACTTTGCGCCGTATGCGGCCAAGATCAAGGCGTCGGGCGCCGATACCGTGATCACCGGCAACTGGGGCAGCGACCTGGCGCTGCTGATCAAGGCGGGCAAGGACGCCGGCCTGACCACCAACTACTACACCTACTACGCCGGCACCACCGGCGTGCCGACCGCCATGGGCGCGGCCGGTGCCGAGCACGTCAAGTACGTGGGCTACTACAACCCCAACAACAAGGGGTTCAAGGGGGCAGATGTCATCGAAGGCTTCAAGAAGAAGTACAACGATGACTTCTACGTGATGGCGTCCTATACCGGCATCGCCATGCTGTCCAAGGCGTTCAAGGAAGCCAATTCGACCGACCCGGTCAAGGTGGCCAAGGCGCTCGAAGGCATCAGGGTCGAAAGCATGAACGGCACGGTCGAGATGCGCAACACCGACCACCAGGCCCAGCAGCCGCTGGTGGTGGCCACCTGGACCAAGATCGACGGCAAGGACATCAAGTACGACCAGGAGAACACCGGGTACGGCTGGAAGACCAATGCGCAGATGGACCAGTACGTGTCCGCGCAGCCGACGTCCTGCCAGATGAAGCGGCCGGGCTGA
- a CDS encoding branched-chain amino acid ABC transporter permease, with amino-acid sequence MEFFVISLLNGISYGLLLFMLSSGLTLIFSMMGVLNFAHASFYMLGGYFAYTIASKVGFWPALIFAPLLVAGAGALVERFGLRTVHKYGHVAELLFTFGLAYLIEEGVKLVWGLAAVPYRIPAELDGPLFQVFTSSFPKYRAFMMLVSLGMLVAIYLVLTRTRIGLVIQAALTHPEMVEALGHNVPRVFMMVFGGGAALAGLAGVIGGNAFVTEPSMAAAVGSIVFVVAVVGGMGSLVGAFIASILIGVLQTFAVTIDASLAGLLRSLGMAVSEATPFYALWKLTVAQVAPVLPYLLLVVMLIFRPRGLMGTRES; translated from the coding sequence GTGGAATTCTTCGTTATCTCTCTGCTCAACGGCATCAGCTACGGGCTGCTGCTGTTCATGCTGTCGTCAGGCCTGACCCTGATCTTCAGCATGATGGGCGTGCTCAATTTCGCGCACGCCAGTTTCTACATGCTGGGCGGGTACTTTGCCTACACCATCGCCAGCAAGGTCGGCTTCTGGCCGGCGCTAATCTTCGCGCCGCTGCTGGTAGCCGGGGCGGGCGCGCTGGTGGAGCGCTTCGGCCTGCGCACGGTGCACAAGTATGGCCACGTGGCCGAACTGCTGTTCACCTTCGGCCTGGCCTACCTGATCGAAGAGGGCGTCAAGCTGGTGTGGGGGCTGGCCGCAGTGCCGTACCGCATCCCCGCCGAGCTGGACGGGCCGCTGTTCCAGGTGTTCACCTCCTCCTTCCCCAAGTACCGCGCCTTCATGATGCTGGTGTCGCTGGGCATGCTGGTGGCGATCTACCTGGTGCTGACGCGCACGCGCATCGGCCTGGTGATCCAGGCCGCGCTCACCCATCCGGAGATGGTCGAGGCGCTGGGCCACAACGTGCCGCGCGTCTTCATGATGGTGTTCGGCGGCGGCGCCGCGCTGGCGGGGCTGGCCGGGGTGATCGGCGGCAATGCCTTCGTCACCGAGCCGTCGATGGCGGCGGCGGTGGGATCGATCGTGTTCGTGGTGGCGGTGGTGGGCGGCATGGGGTCGTTGGTAGGGGCCTTCATCGCCTCGATCCTGATCGGCGTGCTGCAGACTTTCGCGGTCACGATCGATGCCTCGCTCGCGGGGCTGCTGCGCAGCCTTGGCATGGCAGTCAGCGAAGCCACGCCGTTCTATGCCTTGTGGAAGCTCACGGTGGCCCAGGTGGCGCCGGTGCTGCCGTACCTGCTGCTGGTGGTGATGCTGATCTTCCGCCCGCGTGGACTGATGGGAACCCGGGAGAGCTGA
- a CDS encoding ABC transporter permease subunit, producing the protein MEQAMQQRREPVVTGRTLRYRPVNLARWLIWSLTILIMLVLPLVFTGGFAITLMSQMGIMVIFALSYNMLLGQTGMLSFGHAVYSGLGAFIAVHVLNMVGAGKVWLPVSMLPLVGGLAGAFFGVIFGYVTTKKAGTTFAMITMGIGEMVFASSLMFPEFFGGEGGISTNRVVGDPFLGLTFGPGRQVYYLIAVWCLVSMVAMYAWTQTPLGRIANAVRDNPERVEFIGYNTQRVRYLVLILSAFFAGISGALAAINFEIVSAENVSAVRSGGVLLAVFIGGAGVFFGPIIGAVVFMLFAVALSDLTKAWLLYLGLFFVLMVMFVPGGLASLLLMQLPLAAKGKLRRMLPSYAKAGAAGVVLLLAMIVTVELVYKVQVDSANGTAMKLFGVGFDAATWAPWLVAAVMWAVGLAAWRLTVRAARVEWDKVQAEIAGGTA; encoded by the coding sequence ATGGAGCAAGCGATGCAACAACGCCGCGAGCCGGTAGTCACCGGCCGCACCCTGCGCTACCGCCCGGTGAACCTGGCGCGGTGGCTGATCTGGAGCCTGACCATCCTCATCATGCTGGTGCTGCCGCTGGTGTTTACCGGGGGCTTCGCCATCACGCTGATGTCGCAGATGGGCATCATGGTCATCTTCGCGCTGTCGTACAACATGCTGCTCGGGCAGACCGGCATGCTGTCGTTCGGCCATGCGGTGTATTCCGGGCTGGGCGCCTTTATTGCCGTGCATGTGCTGAACATGGTTGGCGCCGGCAAGGTATGGCTGCCGGTGTCGATGCTGCCGCTGGTGGGCGGGCTGGCCGGCGCGTTCTTCGGCGTGATCTTCGGCTATGTCACCACCAAGAAGGCCGGCACCACCTTTGCCATGATCACCATGGGCATTGGCGAGATGGTGTTCGCCAGCTCGCTGATGTTCCCCGAGTTCTTCGGCGGCGAGGGCGGCATCTCCACCAACCGCGTGGTCGGGGACCCGTTCCTGGGCCTCACCTTCGGGCCCGGGCGCCAGGTCTACTACCTGATCGCGGTGTGGTGCCTGGTGTCGATGGTGGCCATGTACGCATGGACGCAGACGCCGCTGGGCCGCATTGCCAACGCGGTGCGCGACAACCCCGAGCGGGTCGAGTTCATCGGCTACAACACCCAGCGCGTGCGCTACCTGGTGCTGATCCTGTCGGCGTTCTTCGCCGGGATCTCGGGGGCGCTGGCGGCGATCAACTTCGAGATCGTCTCGGCCGAGAACGTCAGCGCGGTGCGCTCCGGCGGCGTGCTGCTGGCGGTGTTCATCGGCGGCGCGGGCGTGTTCTTCGGGCCAATCATCGGCGCGGTGGTGTTCATGCTGTTCGCGGTGGCGCTGTCGGACCTGACCAAGGCATGGCTGCTGTACCTGGGCCTGTTCTTCGTGCTGATGGTGATGTTCGTGCCGGGCGGCCTGGCCAGCCTGCTGCTGATGCAGCTGCCGCTGGCGGCAAAGGGCAAGCTGCGCCGGATGCTGCCGTCCTACGCCAAGGCGGGCGCGGCCGGCGTGGTGCTGCTGCTGGCGATGATCGTGACCGTCGAACTGGTCTACAAGGTGCAGGTCGACAGCGCCAATGGCACGGCCATGAAGCTGTTCGGCGTCGGCTTCGATGCCGCGACGTGGGCGCCATGGCTGGTGGCGGCGGTGATGTGGGCCGTGGGGCTGGCCGCATGGCGGCTGACGGTGCGCGCGGCGCGCGTGGAATGGGACAAGGTGCAGGCGGAAATCGCGGGAGGCACGGCATGA
- a CDS encoding ABC transporter ATP-binding protein — protein MTAALELTEVRKKFGQTEIIRGVNLSIPKGERHALIGPNGAGKSTTFNLISGRFAPTSGTVRLNGQEIGGLQPFVINRMGLSRSFQITNIFHRLSVFENLRCAVLWSLGYKYSFWHRLTGLRDARERADEVLELIGMQHRRNTQAGLLTYAEQRALEIGITIAGGAEVILLDEPTAGMSRSESDHAVELIRKVTVGKTLVMVEHDMSVVFGLADRISVLVYGEVIATDTPQAIRNNRKVKEAYLGTTLDEDATEGVH, from the coding sequence ATGACGGCGGCACTGGAACTGACCGAGGTACGCAAGAAGTTCGGCCAGACGGAGATCATCCGCGGCGTGAACCTGAGCATCCCGAAGGGCGAGCGCCATGCGCTGATCGGGCCCAACGGGGCGGGCAAGTCCACCACCTTCAACCTGATCTCGGGCCGCTTCGCGCCCACCAGCGGCACGGTGCGCCTGAACGGGCAGGAGATCGGCGGGCTGCAGCCGTTCGTGATCAACCGCATGGGGCTGTCGCGCAGCTTCCAGATCACCAATATCTTTCACCGGCTGTCGGTGTTCGAGAACCTGCGTTGCGCGGTGCTGTGGTCGCTCGGGTACAAGTACTCGTTCTGGCACCGCCTGACGGGTTTGCGCGATGCGCGCGAGCGGGCTGATGAGGTGCTGGAGCTGATCGGCATGCAGCACCGGCGCAATACGCAGGCGGGATTGCTGACCTACGCCGAGCAGCGCGCGCTGGAAATCGGCATCACCATCGCCGGCGGCGCCGAGGTGATCCTGCTGGACGAGCCCACCGCGGGCATGAGCCGCTCTGAGTCCGACCATGCGGTGGAACTGATCCGCAAGGTCACCGTGGGCAAGACGCTGGTGATGGTGGAGCACGACATGAGCGTGGTGTTCGGGCTGGCCGACCGGATTTCGGTGCTGGTCTATGGCGAGGTGATCGCCACCGATACGCCGCAGGCGATCCGCAACAACCGCAAGGTCAAGGAAGCCTATCTGGGAACCACGCTGGACGAAGACGCCACCGAAGGAGTGCACTGA
- a CDS encoding ABC transporter ATP-binding protein, with protein MGKRMLEVTGLHAYYGKSHILHGVDAHIGEGEIVALLGRNGVGRSTMAKAILGMVKAEGSVKFRGEEILGRRTFEIAHLGIGYVPENRDIFPTLTVRQNLLLGEKRNPRQPKPRWSVEDMFNMFPRLRERENTAAGVLSGGEQQMLTLCRTLMGDPDLVLIDEPTEGLAPMIVTLVGDYLKTLKERGISVLLIEQKLAIALDISQRVYVMGHGHIVFEGTPGELKANSQIRKEWLEV; from the coding sequence ATGGGCAAGCGGATGCTGGAAGTCACGGGCCTGCATGCCTACTACGGCAAGAGCCATATCCTGCATGGCGTCGATGCGCATATCGGCGAAGGCGAGATTGTCGCGCTGCTGGGGCGCAACGGGGTGGGGCGGTCGACCATGGCCAAGGCCATCCTCGGCATGGTCAAGGCCGAGGGCTCGGTGAAGTTCCGCGGCGAGGAGATCCTGGGGCGGCGCACGTTCGAGATCGCGCACCTCGGCATCGGCTATGTGCCGGAGAACCGGGATATCTTCCCGACGCTGACGGTGCGGCAGAACCTGCTGCTGGGCGAGAAGCGCAATCCGCGGCAGCCCAAGCCGCGCTGGTCGGTGGAGGACATGTTCAATATGTTCCCCCGGCTCAGGGAGCGCGAGAACACCGCCGCGGGCGTGTTGTCCGGCGGCGAGCAGCAGATGCTGACGCTGTGCCGCACGCTGATGGGCGATCCCGACCTGGTGCTGATCGACGAGCCCACCGAAGGGCTGGCGCCGATGATCGTGACGCTGGTGGGCGACTACCTCAAGACGCTGAAGGAGCGGGGCATCTCCGTACTGCTGATCGAGCAGAAGCTGGCGATTGCGCTGGATATCTCGCAGCGGGTCTATGTCATGGGACACGGGCACATCGTGTTCGAGGGCACGCCCGGCGAGCTCAAGGCGAATTCGCAGATCCGGAAGGAGTGGCTGGAGGTTTAA